The DNA sequence aatagagagagagatgatgtgTGGAACAAACTGTGGAGTCTTTGTATTCCAGGTATAGTTAAACACTTTATATGAAGGGTTATGAATAATTTACTTCCAACTAGAGAAAATCTCTTTAGAAGGAAGATAATAGACTTAGCTATATGTTAGACTTGCCCGCAAGAAGAAGAGTTAGTAATTCATGTCTTGTGGAATTGTCATACTGCTATAGATGTGTGGGCAGAAGAAGAAAGCCTAGTGCTGAAATGGGTGAGTAATGAAGTTGATCTTATAAGAATGTGAGAAAAGATGAGTCAGGTTCTCAAGAAGaatcaaatggaaaaaaaatatatatatatatcagtaatCATGCACAACATATGGTACAGAAGGAATAGACTGGTTTTTGAATATAAGTTCATGGGGCCTAAAATGGTGATGAATAAAGCCATTACAAATCTGGATGAGTTCAAAAACGTTCAACAGGTTTCAGAAGACATCTCCAACAGAAGAATTACTGGAAGAGGTAGAGATAAATTTTGATGCTGCTATAGATTCAGATAACAAAATCATGAGTATTACAGTATTATTGGGATTATAGCTCGAGATTGGCAAGGAGAGATTCAAGTTGCTTATCATGAATAGATCGATGCAAGGGAGTTATATCCAAGCCTGGCAGAGAGTTTGACCTTTAGAAGAGTTGTGATGTTGTGTCAAGTCATTGGGGATATTAAGCAACTGTTAAAGCAAGTTGAGGAATGTGAAGTGGCATTTATTCACAGAGAGGGGAATCACACTTGCAAAGTTGGCTTTAAAATCAGAAGGAACATCATGCTGGGTTGAGGAAAGTCCAGAAGACATTGCCAATTTGTTAGAAGTTGATAACTATGTAATTTTGATTCTGTTGTATAACTCTATTTATCTAGAAATGAAAATTCCTTTGgtttgttaaataaaaaaataaaaaaaccattttcttcaatatattcACAGATAATTGCGGATGATGactaaatttatattattatcaaATGAAACTCTCAAATTGACAAAAACTTTCTCAGACAAGATTTAgtaagaagaaaatatacaaaaaaagattgaaaatcttttcaactttttttaaaattaaaagcaaattttattaaaaaaaaaagtattatttggtaATACAGAGGTGATAAAaggataataattttgttttttgtttttgtagattgaattcgtttgtttttacagatgagataagttgagattaaagttaaaagttgaataaattattgttagaatatatttttttaatattatttttgttttaggatttgaaaatgttgaattgtttattttattttgtgtgaaaatttagaaaaattataataattagatgaaatgatatgagttgagttgtgaTACAAACGAGTCCTAGTTCACTTTGAAATCCAGACATTGAATGATGGAACACGTAAAATATGTGGGCATCGCTTAGAGCATTTTCATCCGGTGCCTTATAATCTCTTTTTCTctataatttgaggaaaagttTAGGAAATGTTCTCAAAACCTCATTCCATTCGGatctttattttatgaaaaagtttagGGGATGAACAATAGTTTCTCAAATATAGGAAACTGCTATTCATCTCCTAAAtcacttttatcaatattttatttgtttcaattaaattaatttttcttctaatcatcTATACTTTTTCTCATACTTATAattgttatagttttaaataataattttaaaaataatttaaataattacgaaaatataaaaaaataataattttaaaaatattaaaaataatttaaatttttatttaaaatattcactaaaataataatttaaaatattgagtagttaaatttgtaaatagaagtgaaagaaaaagtaataaagaaagaataaaaaaatattattttaatagaatagaaaaataatagagaataagaaaattttttgaagatgagcaaaatttaagataaaattacagtaaatgtcatttttaactaaaatttaggtACCCGGATGTAAATTGCTCttagaaaaaaagggaaaaataggTGGGCTTCCATGGCTACTCTCTATTAACTGAGAAGCGCTTTAGTTCAGCACTCTCATCAGTGTTGCGAGATCTGATCCTCAACTATTCTTAAACCCATCACCGACAACTTTACAGTCGATTGGATTCGATTCAAAGCGTTTCActtatttcttcttcaaaattctGTCGTCCTTTCCAACTGAGAGATAGTTCCCAATTTCCCTTGCAATCCCCCCCTCCTTTCCCATATGATAGCCTGAGCATCTCTCCGGCCTGGTTCCGAAAAATTGAGACAATAATAATGTCGGCGTTTTTGCACCAAAGACCCATCCATAATCCGTTTACGGATCAAGACCCGGTATCCCCTCGCTCTTCCTCAAATTCCCAGAGACCCATTTCGATTTTCAGCCCGACCGCGCTTCTAATTCTCTTATCTCTCCTTGTAGTACTCGGGGTCTTCTTGCCCTGGGCGGGCATGCCCGATTTCATATTCTCGAGCGCCAGTCCTTCACTTTCCAAGTGGCGACACTACACGCTGGCACAAGCCGCGTCGTTTGTGGCCAAGAATGGGACCGTGATTGTTTGTGCTGTGAGCCAGCCTTACTTGCCGTTTCTGAACAACTGGTTGATTAGCATTTCCAGGCAAAAGCATCAGGATAAGGTGCTCGTGATCGCCGAGGACTACGCCACGCTCTATAAGGTGAACGAGCGATGGCCTGGCCACGCCGTGCTCGTTCCACCTGCTCCCGATGCTCAAACTGCACACAAGTTTGGTTCTCAGGTAAAATTGTGGATATTAATTGCTGGgtgttatttgttttgttgtcATCAAGTGTTAACATTGTGTTTTGTGTTACAATTTTAATAGTCTTTTAACATTCAAGTATTAAAGTAGAGCTAAGCTAAGCTAAGCTAATCGTGCTTcccattttttgtttgttttaagcACTTATACATTGATGCTACATCGGTAAATACTTGTTATTGATTGGTTACGTAACAATGCGTTTCATATTAACCTCCTACACCACTTTTTATGACTGACTGTAATCTGCATTTTGTAAATATCTAGATAATTGCAATGGCTGTGCCGGAATTACAGTATGCACACTCCACTGACAAATCCTTCTAGTTGACTCGTGGAGGACTTGGGATTGATGTTAAAAAAAGATCGttgtaatgtttatttttaacttctttctttctttgctaGTGCCTCTATTTTCTGTCGCGTGTTTTCAGCTTGATTctgataatatgaaaataagatGACTTGCCACGGTTCTAAGCAGATGTTTGCTTTAGTGATTTGTTTTTTCCCTAGGTGTACCCTTGTAGTATAAAGTTCGTCATGATTGAATGTTTCCTGTTTATCCTATTAGCTAGTAGAGATTGATTGGTAATGCTCATCTCCATGGTTTAATGACTTCATTGCATTTTGTAAGTCGTCCTCACTGGTTTCGCTGTACAGGGATTCTTCAATTTTACATCCAGAAGGCCACGCCACCTACTGCACATTTTGGAGCTTGGATATAATGTTATGTACAATGATGTTGATATGGTCTGGTTGGCTGATCCATTTCCATATTTGCAAGGGAATCATGATGTGTACTTCACAGATGATATGACAGCAGTACGTTCATCAATTTTTCTTCTTGCCTTTGCTGTGTGCCATTTATGGAAAATAGAGTGCACTATGTTAGAGGTTTGCAGTtaagtaaatttacaatatgctggaaattttctttgaacttttttgtCTCCTCCTTGTTAGAGGGACCAAATTTGTCAATCCTTTGGTGGCTCTAGTTTTTGGAGATTGAGTAGGAAAATTTAGTACTCTGGATTTAGTATGAGAGGGTGGTGAACTGGATCCTACATTACTTGAGAGGGTAAAGTTCTTTTggtttataatgatttcatggGCTTCACGTGTAAGATTGACTACTCATTTCTAGAGTATAAATCTAGATTTGGTTTGAAGCTTCCTTGAGTCATTACACAAATCATGGTCTTCTTGGATAACgtttgaaatttcttttttaaatatatagttttcttttgttttgcaaCATCAAACCATCACATTTTTTAGCAGATTCAAATTCCTTTGTACTGGAGCCTACCTTTAATTGTTGATTTATTGTTTCTGAGATCTTTCAGATGCACTGCAGATACCAACTGAATGGTTGCTTTTGTATGCTCTTTCCCTAGCGTTTGGTAAAATCTAAAGATGACtgcaaagaaatttaaaaagacCAGTCAACCTTGAAATATAAAGTCCATCTACACCTCATCCCcagcccccgcccccgccccctgTCCCTATGAGCTGGATAAGTCACTGAAAGTTATTTGGTAGGATTTGAGCTGTTTCAATATGACCAGAGAGGAACTCAGAATTCGGTCATTCAATTTCGTTAGCATCCCAACGTGTGCCTTGGATCTAAACAAGTAAACCTTAACAGATCCAATCAGCCTTGCTCTAAAACTTCTTGGATGTAGTATTTTCTTGAACTTGCATCATGGTCCATGACTCCAGAAACCACTTCTTAACCACATcaataatttcttctttctggATGACCAGGTGAAACCATTGAAACACTCCAATGCTCTGCCACCCCCAGGGAAAAAAGGGCGCACTTACATCTGTAGCTGCATGATTTTCCTTCGCCCAACAACCGGAGCAAAACTGGTTATGAAGAAGTGGATAGAGGAACTTCAAGTGCAGCCATGGTCCAAAGCGAAGAAATCAAATGATCAGCCTGCTTTTAATTGGGCATTGAACAAAACTGCTGGAGGGGTTTGTTATCTTAGCCTTATCGTAATTTCCTTTCCAGTTTGTTTTGTAGCCAAGATTtaccttgaaaaaaaaatatatatatatatatatatatatatatatatatatatgtgaagcTCTCTAGTTTTAATAATTCCACTGTAAAAGAATCTGAAAAGACCTCTGATGGTTTTCTGCTTCTATTGAAAGTATTCCGATGTGGTGTTATaactaataatgatgaaatctGCATATGGGGGGTTGTCCGCACAATCTGGTTAATTTAATTGGACACAATATA is a window from the Juglans regia cultivar Chandler chromosome 7, Walnut 2.0, whole genome shotgun sequence genome containing:
- the LOC108979969 gene encoding UDP-D-xylose:L-fucose alpha-1,3-D-xylosyltransferase MGP4-like; the encoded protein is MSAFLHQRPIHNPFTDQDPVSPRSSSNSQRPISIFSPTALLILLSLLVVLGVFLPWAGMPDFIFSSASPSLSKWRHYTLAQAASFVAKNGTVIVCAVSQPYLPFLNNWLISISRQKHQDKVLVIAEDYATLYKVNERWPGHAVLVPPAPDAQTAHKFGSQGFFNFTSRRPRHLLHILELGYNVMYNDVDMVWLADPFPYLQGNHDVYFTDDMTAVKPLKHSNALPPPGKKGRTYICSCMIFLRPTTGAKLVMKKWIEELQVQPWSKAKKSNDQPAFNWALNKTAGGVDLYLLPQAAFPTGGLYFKNLTWVQETKGMHVIIHNNYITGFEKKIKRFRDFGLWLVDDHALESPLGRL